A stretch of DNA from Calditrichota bacterium:
TGTAAGATGGGCATTAATATTTTTCATATTTGCCTCAGTTCCGGCAATCGCTTTGTCTTGAAATGATCGACAAGCGTCGTTCAAAATATTTATAGATTGAATTATATTAAAAACCATTAATGGCTTAAAAACATTAAGTTCAAAATTACCCATGGAACCAGCCATAGCAATTGTGGTATCGTTGCCGTATACCTGGCAAACAACCTGTGTCACCATTTCACTTTGTGTTGGATTTATTTTTCCCGGCATAATGGAGCTTCCAGGCTCATTAGCGGGCAGGTTCAATTCACCCAAACCACTGCGAGGACCACTTCCCAGCCAGCGGATATCATTGGCAATTTTCATTAAAGCTGCACCCAGTGTTTTTAATGCACCCGATGCCTCAACAATTGCATCATGGGCAGCTAGTCCTGCAAATTTGTTTCGGCCTACTTTAAATTTATGCCCGGCAATTCTGCTAATTTCTTCTACCATTTTTTGGTCATAACCAACTTTTGTATTTAACCCGGATCCAACTGCCGTGCCCCCAACAGCTAATTCATACAAATGGCTTAATGTATTTGTGATTGTTTCCTCGGCCTGCTCCAGTTGAGCGGCATATCCCGAGAATTCCTGCCCAAGGGTCAGAGGTGTTGCATCCTGAAGATGAGTACGGCCAATTTTTACAATCTTTTCAAACTCTGCCGATTTCTTTTCAAGCCCTTTACGCAAATATTCTACCGCCGGTAACAGTTTCTCTTTTAATGCAATAACTGTTGCAATGTGCATTGATGTGGGGATTGTATCATTTGTTGATTGTGACATGTTTACATGGTCGTTTGGATGAACCGGTGCTTTTGTGCCCATTTGCCCCCCAAGCATTTCAATTGCCCGATTAGCGATTACTTCATTCACATTCATGTTAAACTGTGTCGCGCTTCCACTTTGCCAAATTACCAAAGGGAAATGTGCATCAAGCTTTCCTGCAATAACTTCATCTGCCGCTTTTTCAATTGTTGCAGCCAACTCTTTATCAAGGCCGCTAATACTGGAGTTAACCCGTGCAGCAGCTTTTTTGACCATTGCATGGGCACGAATCATTTCTTTCGGAAAAAACTCCATCCCAATTTTAAAATTTTCTGAAGCCCTTTGGGTTTGAGCACCAAAATATTTATCCTGTGGCACCATTACTTCACCAAGTGCGTCTTTTTCTTTGCGCATTTTTATGCTCCTAATTGTTGATATTTAATATTGTTTTAAAAGATTTTTAGGTGGGCTAATTTAGCAATAAAACCCGTTAGAAAAAATTACTTTTTATCAAGGATGGTACGTACTTTTTCAACAAGGCTGGAAACGGAAAAGGGTTTTTGCAAAAAGTTAATTCCCTCTTCCAAAACCCCGTCCTGAGAAATATAATCATTACTATATCCGGAAATGATCAGGTATTTTAAATTCTGATCCCTTTTAAGCAATTCGCGGGATAACTCCTTTCCATTCATACCGGGCATAATCATATCACTTACAAGAATATCAAAAATAAGTTTGTCTTTTTCAATCATCTCCAATGCCTCATTTCCATTCCGCGCAGAATAGACTTTATAACCATAACTTTTAAGTGAAGATGAGGCAAAGCTTCTAACTCCATCATCATCTTCAACAAGTAAAACAGTTTCCTCACCTTTTAAATGATTAATATCCGATTCACTCGGGTCGCTGTCTACAAAAACTTCTTCGGTAGAAGGCCAATATATTTTAACCGAGGTCCCTTCACCTAATTCACTTTCAACGGAAATATTAGCATCATTTTGTTTAACAATTCCATAAACCGTTGCCAAACCAAGCCCTGTGCCTTTTCCTTCTGCTTTGGTTGTAAAAAATGGTTCAAAAACTTTCTGGCGCACGTCTTCAGTCATACCGGCACCATTGTCCACTATTTCGAGGCACACATGCATTCCCTCAGAACTTTCAATATGGCTTGCCGTGTAGGTCCTGTCAAAATGTATAACTGAGGTTGATATGGAAATTTGTTTTTCAGAACTATTATCTGCTTTTGCTTCGATTGCATCTCTGGAGTTTACAAGCAGGTTTAGCAAGATCTGTTCTATTTGCCCGGGATCAGCAAAAATTAATGGTAAATCTTCGTGCAGATTTTTGTTAATGGTAATATCCGCAGATATTAAACGTGAAATCATTTTTTCCAGATTAACAATTATTTTGTTGATATCCAGAACTTCAGGCTTGTGGGTTTGTTTTCGGCTAAGAGCTAATAATTGCCTTGTAAGTTGAGATGCCTTATCGGAGGCAGAAATTATCTGATCAAAATCCCTTTTTACAGAATGGCTTGGATCGATCTTCCGGACACCAAGTTCGGCAAAACCATTTATTATTGTAATCAGGTTGTTAAAATCATGAGCTACACCACCCGCAAGATTTCCTATCGCTTCCATTTTTTGCGCCTGAAGTAATTGCTTTTCAAGATCTTTCTTGTGGTTTTCTGCATGCAGTTTTTCAGTTATATCTGTAATGGCGGTAACAACCAAAACTTTATTGTCATATATAATTTGCTTACCGCGAATTTCAACTGAAATTACAGTTCCGTCTTTTTTTACACTTTTCGCTTTATATGGATTTGAATCGTGATTTATTATTTTTTCTTCAATCAGTTCACGGTATTCAGATGTGG
This window harbors:
- the fumC gene encoding class II fumarate hydratase, yielding MKMRKEKDALGEVMVPQDKYFGAQTQRASENFKIGMEFFPKEMIRAHAMVKKAAARVNSSISGLDKELAATIEKAADEVIAGKLDAHFPLVIWQSGSATQFNMNVNEVIANRAIEMLGGQMGTKAPVHPNDHVNMSQSTNDTIPTSMHIATVIALKEKLLPAVEYLRKGLEKKSAEFEKIVKIGRTHLQDATPLTLGQEFSGYAAQLEQAEETITNTLSHLYELAVGGTAVGSGLNTKVGYDQKMVEEISRIAGHKFKVGRNKFAGLAAHDAIVEASGALKTLGAALMKIANDIRWLGSGPRSGLGELNLPANEPGSSIMPGKINPTQSEMVTQVVCQVYGNDTTIAMAGSMGNFELNVFKPLMVFNIIQSINILNDACRSFQDKAIAGTEANMKNINAHLTNSLMLVTSLNSHIGYDKAAQMALKAWREDKTLKEAGLELGFLTEEEFEAWVRPEKMTGPTK